One segment of Candidatus Dadabacteria bacterium DNA contains the following:
- the dksA gene encoding RNA polymerase-binding protein DksA yields the protein MKAETRETVRTILIQKMSDILGIAYDTVDRMSKGSNSFPDPLDRALSESNRVLELRERDRERKLLRKIRDALVRLENGSYGICEVCEEEISEQRLIARPETTLCIECKEEQEDIEKKFG from the coding sequence ATGAAGGCAGAAACCAGGGAGACGGTAAGAACCATCCTGATTCAGAAGATGTCCGATATACTGGGCATTGCCTATGATACTGTTGATAGGATGAGTAAGGGGTCCAATTCTTTCCCAGATCCACTTGACAGGGCGCTATCCGAGTCGAACAGGGTTCTTGAACTGCGGGAAAGGGACAGGGAGAGAAAGCTGCTTCGGAAAATACGCGACGCGCTCGTTAGACTTGAGAATGGTTCTTACGGAATCTGTGAGGTGTGTGAAGAGGAGATCTCGGAGCAGAGACTGATTGCAAGACCGGAGACTACTCTTTGCATAGAGTGTAAGGAAGAGCAGGAAGATATTGAAAAGAAATTCGGCTAG